One region of Moraxella sp. ZY210820 genomic DNA includes:
- the dnaK gene encoding molecular chaperone DnaK, translated as MAKIIGIDLGTTNSCVSVLEGDKVKVIENAEGARTTPSIIAYKDGETLVGQSAKRQAVTNPKNTLFAIKRLIGRRYDDQAVQKDIGLVPYKIIRADNGDAWVEVNDKKLAPQQISAEVLKKMKKTAEDYLGETVTEAVITVPAYFNDAQRQATKDAGRIAGLDVKRIINEPTAAALAFGMDKKEGDRKVAVYDLGGGTFDVSIIEIADLDGDQQIEVLSTNGDTFLGGEDFDTALIDYLVEEFKKEQDVNLKNDPMALQRLKEAAEKAKIELSSSNATEINLPYITADASGPKHLVINVTRAKLEGLVADLVERTIEPCRIALKDAGLSTSDISDVILVGGQSRMPLVQQKVQEFFGKEPRKDVNPDEAVAMGAAIQGAVLSGDKNDVLLLDVTPLTLGIETMGGVLTPIIEKNTTIPAKKSQVFSTAADNQPAVDIQVYQGERKMAAQNKLLGHFQLGDIPPAPRGVPQIEVSFDINADGILKVSAKDKSTGKEQSIQIKANSGLSDAEIEAMIKDAEANAEEDRKFEELAKARNEADALIASSNKAIKDLGEQVTADEKTAIETAISELETVAKENDIEAIKAKTEKLQDIIMPITQRVYEQAQQAGGAQGFDPNAFNQAQDAGKKADDGVVDAEFTEVKDDKK; from the coding sequence ATGGCTAAAATTATCGGTATTGACTTAGGTACAACCAACTCATGTGTATCTGTACTTGAAGGTGATAAAGTTAAAGTTATTGAGAACGCTGAAGGGGCTCGTACCACACCATCAATTATTGCCTATAAAGATGGTGAGACTTTAGTCGGTCAGTCAGCAAAACGTCAAGCGGTAACGAATCCTAAAAATACATTATTCGCCATCAAACGTTTAATTGGTCGCCGTTATGATGACCAAGCCGTACAAAAAGACATCGGTTTAGTGCCATACAAAATTATTCGTGCAGACAATGGCGATGCGTGGGTTGAAGTAAACGATAAAAAACTTGCACCACAACAAATCTCTGCTGAAGTTTTGAAAAAAATGAAGAAAACTGCAGAAGATTATTTAGGTGAAACAGTGACTGAAGCGGTGATTACAGTTCCTGCTTATTTTAACGATGCACAACGTCAAGCAACTAAAGATGCAGGTCGTATCGCTGGTTTAGATGTTAAACGTATCATTAACGAGCCAACTGCAGCAGCATTAGCGTTCGGTATGGATAAAAAAGAAGGCGACCGTAAAGTAGCTGTATATGACTTAGGTGGTGGTACATTTGACGTATCAATCATTGAAATTGCTGACCTAGACGGAGACCAACAAATCGAAGTATTATCAACCAATGGTGATACTTTCCTAGGTGGTGAAGATTTCGATACAGCTTTAATCGACTATTTGGTTGAAGAGTTCAAAAAAGAACAAGACGTGAATTTGAAAAATGACCCAATGGCTTTACAACGCTTAAAAGAAGCTGCGGAAAAAGCAAAAATTGAGTTATCTTCTTCAAATGCAACAGAAATTAACTTACCATATATCACCGCTGATGCATCAGGTCCTAAACACTTAGTGATTAACGTGACTCGTGCAAAATTAGAAGGTTTGGTTGCGGATTTAGTTGAGCGTACCATTGAGCCTTGCCGTATTGCGTTGAAAGATGCTGGCTTATCAACATCTGATATTTCTGATGTGATTTTGGTCGGTGGTCAATCTCGTATGCCATTGGTTCAACAAAAAGTTCAAGAATTCTTTGGTAAAGAACCACGTAAAGATGTAAACCCTGATGAAGCAGTAGCGATGGGTGCAGCGATTCAAGGTGCGGTATTGTCTGGCGATAAGAATGACGTATTATTACTTGACGTTACGCCATTAACTTTAGGTATTGAAACTATGGGCGGTGTATTAACACCAATCATTGAGAAAAATACCACAATTCCTGCGAAAAAGTCTCAGGTATTCTCAACAGCAGCGGACAATCAACCTGCGGTAGATATCCAAGTGTATCAAGGCGAGCGTAAAATGGCTGCCCAAAATAAATTATTGGGTCATTTCCAATTAGGCGATATTCCACCTGCTCCACGTGGCGTACCGCAAATTGAAGTGTCATTCGATATTAACGCTGATGGTATCTTAAAAGTATCTGCAAAAGATAAAAGCACTGGTAAAGAGCAATCAATTCAAATTAAGGCAAACTCTGGTTTGAGCGATGCTGAAATTGAAGCGATGATTAAAGATGCTGAAGCCAATGCTGAAGAAGACCGCAAGTTTGAAGAATTAGCCAAAGCACGCAACGAAGCTGATGCCTTAATTGCAAGCTCAAATAAAGCGATTAAAGATTTAGGCGAGCAAGTGACAGCTGATGAAAAAACTGCGATTGAAACTGCGATTTCTGAACTTGAAACTGTTGCAAAAGAAAATGATATTGAAGCGATTAAAGCGAAAACTGAAAAACTTCAAGACATCATTATGCCAATTACGCAACGTGTTTATGAACAAGCTCAACAAGCAGGTGGTGCGCAAGGTTTTGACCCAAATGCCTTTAATCAAGCACAAGATGCAGGTAAAAAAGCAGATGACGGCGTAGTCGATGCTGAATTTACTGAAGTCAAAGACGATAAAAAATAA
- the grpE gene encoding nucleotide exchange factor GrpE, whose protein sequence is MTTEQNATPEQEQLENAENVEQAEVSIEDLQAQIAQLEGDLKLEKARTANAVYEAQKSVERIQRDAENHKSMALEKFAKELLDSVDNLERAIQATSQEQTATLEGLELTLKSLLSTLEKFGVAVVDTANGFNAEFHQAVGIDPNAKANEIGTVLQKGYTLNGRLLRPAMVMVGA, encoded by the coding sequence ATGACTACAGAGCAAAACGCAACCCCAGAGCAAGAACAACTTGAAAATGCTGAAAATGTTGAGCAAGCTGAAGTCAGCATTGAAGATTTACAAGCCCAAATCGCTCAACTCGAAGGTGATTTAAAGCTCGAAAAAGCCCGTACTGCCAATGCAGTGTACGAAGCACAAAAAAGTGTGGAACGCATTCAACGTGATGCCGAAAACCACAAAAGTATGGCTTTAGAAAAATTTGCGAAAGAATTGCTCGACAGCGTAGATAATTTAGAACGTGCGATTCAAGCCACGAGCCAAGAACAAACCGCAACTTTGGAAGGCTTAGAATTAACCTTAAAATCATTGCTTTCAACTTTGGAAAAATTTGGCGTTGCTGTGGTTGATACCGCCAATGGCTTTAATGCAGAGTTTCATCAAGCGGTGGGAATTGACCCAAATGCCAAAGCCAATGAAATCGGCACAGTATTGCAAAAAGGCTATACACTCAATGGTCGCCTGCTCCGCCCTGCAATGGTAATGGTTGGTGCTTAA
- a CDS encoding DoxX family protein gives MHKNLYSLMATGLGLLVLRLFLAYEFFEAGLEKWRGQNWFADIQAQFPMPFSALPADINWQLATYAELVVPVLLVIGLLPRLSAGILIILTSVAWYAVHSDAGYNVCQNGYKMALMYIVMLIPILMQGSGLFSVQYWLQKKSSLPCWFKHL, from the coding sequence ATGCACAAAAATCTTTATAGTCTAATGGCAACTGGATTAGGTTTATTGGTTTTACGTCTATTTCTCGCCTATGAATTTTTTGAGGCTGGCTTAGAAAAATGGCGTGGACAAAATTGGTTTGCGGATATCCAAGCACAATTTCCAATGCCGTTTTCAGCATTACCTGCTGACATTAACTGGCAACTAGCGACTTATGCAGAATTAGTCGTACCTGTATTATTGGTGATTGGTTTATTGCCAAGATTAAGTGCTGGTATTTTAATCATTTTAACCAGCGTGGCGTGGTATGCTGTCCATAGCGATGCAGGCTATAATGTCTGTCAAAATGGTTATAAAATGGCGTTGATGTATATTGTGATGCTGATTCCCATTTTAATGCAAGGTTCTGGTTTATTTTCTGTACAATATTGGTTGCAGAAAAAATCATCATTGCCTTGTTGGTTTAAACATCTTTAA
- a CDS encoding DUF692 domain-containing protein, translated as MLTGSGLGYRRDIAQHFLQLPEHHVIDFLEIAPENWLKMGGSARYQFDQVAERFPLSLHGLSLSLGGQAPLDQELLNGIKYLLQRYNIPFFSEHLSFCECDGHLYDLLPMPFTEEAVKHTAERIRYVQDFLGMQISLENTSYYLHSPTSTMNEVEFLNAIAQEADCGIHLDVNNIYVNSVNHGLLDPYVFLDGVDGKRVNYIHIAGHDEEHPSVDNGEQQRILVDTHGEAVKGDVWDLLAYTYQKLPHIPATLLERDFNFPPFAELYAEVQHIADLQHQYAKTEIYKKVS; from the coding sequence ATGCTCACAGGTTCAGGTTTAGGTTATCGCCGAGACATCGCTCAACACTTTTTACAATTACCAGAACATCATGTGATTGATTTTTTGGAAATCGCCCCTGAAAATTGGTTAAAAATGGGCGGTTCAGCACGCTATCAATTTGACCAAGTGGCAGAACGTTTTCCATTATCATTGCATGGATTGTCATTATCCTTAGGCGGACAAGCACCACTTGACCAAGAGTTACTCAATGGTATCAAATACTTATTGCAACGCTACAATATTCCATTTTTTTCAGAACATCTGAGCTTTTGTGAATGTGATGGGCATTTGTACGATTTATTACCCATGCCATTTACCGAAGAGGCGGTAAAACATACTGCAGAACGTATTCGCTATGTACAAGATTTTCTAGGTATGCAAATTTCGTTAGAAAATACATCATATTATTTGCATTCACCGACAAGTACCATGAATGAAGTGGAATTTTTAAATGCCATTGCCCAAGAAGCGGATTGCGGTATCCATCTTGATGTCAATAATATTTATGTCAATAGTGTCAATCACGGCTTACTTGATCCTTATGTATTTTTGGATGGTGTTGATGGTAAACGGGTAAATTATATCCACATTGCAGGACACGATGAAGAACATCCAAGTGTGGACAATGGCGAACAACAACGCATTTTAGTGGATACGCATGGCGAAGCGGTAAAAGGCGATGTGTGGGATTTATTGGCTTACACTTATCAAAAATTACCGCATATTCCTGCAACTTTGCTTGAGCGTGATTTTAATTTTCCTCCTTTTGCAGAATTATATGCCGAAGTGCAACATATTGCTGATTTACAACACCAATATGCTAAAACGGAAATCTATAAAAAAGTATCATAA